One segment of Gammaproteobacteria bacterium DNA contains the following:
- a CDS encoding IS630 family transposase: protein MNAEWMFDARKIPDEVMNYIRRIAVRAVEEKHYGPELVADFLGIDRTSIYDWLRNYRYEGEEALDTRKALGATCVMTPDIDRWLKETILNTTPADHGYDTVLWTLEIMVNLLKEYFGLWVSDATVRLHLHQLGLSCQKPCYHALNQDQEEVKKFINEEFKEIQKRAQELGADIAFQDESWVQGHTRSGRTWGLVGHPPEIKVSDDRGGFHILSMVTATGELIFEVTTQK from the coding sequence ATGAACGCGGAATGGATGTTTGATGCACGTAAAATACCGGATGAAGTGATGAATTACATCCGGCGTATTGCGGTTCGCGCGGTCGAAGAGAAGCATTATGGTCCGGAGCTTGTTGCTGATTTTTTGGGTATCGACCGAACGAGTATTTATGATTGGCTTCGCAACTATCGTTATGAAGGAGAAGAAGCCCTGGATACCCGGAAAGCGCTCGGCGCCACGTGTGTGATGACTCCGGATATTGATCGATGGTTAAAAGAAACGATACTCAATACGACGCCGGCGGATCATGGCTATGATACGGTTTTATGGACTTTAGAGATCATGGTTAATTTATTGAAAGAGTACTTTGGTTTATGGGTATCGGATGCCACGGTTCGTCTGCATTTACATCAATTAGGACTGAGTTGTCAAAAACCTTGTTATCATGCCTTAAACCAGGATCAGGAGGAAGTTAAAAAGTTTATTAATGAAGAATTTAAAGAGATTCAGAAGCGGGCTCAAGAACTTGGAGCGGATATTGCGTTTCAGGATGAGTCATGGGTTCAAGGCCATACGCGTTCTGGACGGACGTGGGGCTTAGTCGGTCATCCGCCTGAAATTAAAGTGAGTGATGACCGGGGTGGGTTTCACATTTTATCGATGGTTACGGCGACGGGCGAGTTAATATTTGAAGTGACCACTCAAAAATGA
- a CDS encoding IS1 family transposase, with product MICPNCHSVNVVKNGSIHNGKPTFSCKDCSRQFVENPENRISQDKKDLIDKLLLERIPIAGIARVVGVSERWLQGDVNRKYQGVPQQVAVKKKPKGRLVIQCDELWSFVGNKNNKQWVWLAIDQGTSEIVGVFVGNRSQKGAQGLWDSLPPVYRQCAVAYTDFWEAYEVIFPTKRHKAVGKESGRTYKIERFNGTLRQRISRLVRKTLSFSKKLENHIGAIWYFIHHYNNSLSVVTA from the coding sequence ATGATTTGTCCTAATTGTCATTCCGTCAACGTTGTAAAAAACGGCAGCATTCACAACGGAAAGCCCACGTTTTCTTGCAAAGATTGCAGTCGACAATTTGTCGAAAATCCAGAGAATAGAATTTCGCAAGATAAAAAGGATTTAATCGACAAACTGTTATTAGAACGAATTCCTATTGCCGGTATTGCACGGGTCGTTGGGGTTTCAGAACGTTGGCTACAAGGCGATGTCAATCGAAAATATCAAGGAGTCCCTCAGCAAGTCGCTGTTAAAAAAAAGCCCAAAGGTCGGCTCGTGATTCAGTGTGACGAACTGTGGTCTTTTGTAGGAAATAAGAATAACAAACAATGGGTTTGGTTAGCGATTGATCAAGGCACAAGCGAGATCGTCGGCGTTTTTGTCGGTAATCGAAGCCAAAAAGGCGCTCAAGGACTGTGGGACTCCTTACCGCCGGTTTATCGCCAATGCGCCGTCGCTTATACCGATTTTTGGGAAGCGTATGAGGTGATATTCCCAACCAAACGTCACAAAGCCGTAGGCAAAGAAAGTGGTCGGACTTACAAAATTGAAAGATTCAATGGTACTTTAAGACAAAGAATTTCTCGTCTCGTTAGAAAGACGCTCTCTTTTTCGAAGAAACTGGAAAACCACATTGGAGCTATTTGGTATTTTATCCATCATTATAACAATTCTCTATCGGTCGTTACTGCATGA
- a CDS encoding transposase has protein sequence MSGVFIAFLEKALEGRERPLIVITDNASYHTSKEVKAFLETHRKQIRLFFLPPHSPELNPDEQVWNEIKNDHLEKEPIKNRADFRARVYSALEKLKEFQERVKSFFRLPDTQYANPEKAPA, from the coding sequence GTGAGTGGGGTTTTCATTGCCTTTTTAGAGAAGGCATTAGAGGGTCGAGAGCGCCCATTAATTGTCATCACGGACAATGCGTCTTATCATACCTCGAAAGAAGTCAAAGCCTTTCTTGAGACGCATCGAAAACAAATCCGCTTGTTCTTTCTTCCCCCCCACTCGCCAGAGTTAAATCCGGATGAACAGGTTTGGAATGAGATCAAAAATGATCATCTGGAAAAGGAGCCAATTAAAAACCGGGCTGATTTCAGAGCGCGCGTTTATTCTGCTTTGGAAAAGCTAAAAGAATTTCAGGAAAGGGTCAAATCATTTTTTAGGCTCCCTGATACTCAATACGCTAATCCTGAAAAAGCTCCAGCATGA
- a CDS encoding IS21 family transposase, with protein MRKIQEVLRLQAAGHSQPQIARSCGIGRSTVGEYLQRARRAGLGWPLPKGMMADELERRLFPPRPAAGSADRGKPDWATVHQELRRPGVTLWLLWEEYKATHPQGYQYTWFCQQYRAWVAHTDVVMRQTHRAGEKVFVDYAGPTVPIVDRITGELRQAQVFVAVLGASNYTYVEATWTQGLDDWLMAHVRAFAFFGGVPEIVVPDNLKTGVQTPHRYEPDLNPSYLELAAHYGVAVIPARVRKPRDKAKAESGVLVVERWILARLRHRTLFSLDELNTVIRELRDALNQRAFKKLPGSRQHWFATLEQPALRPLPAEPYVFAQWKKARVNIDYHIDIERHYYSVPYLLVRQEVEVRLTATTVEVFHQRQRVACHRRHPQPGRHTTVTAHMPKAHREYAEWTPERLVRWAHQTGPHTATLVERILATRPHPQQGYRSCLGILRLGKAYGADRLEAACQRALAIGGLSYKSIESILKHGLDQQRLPDAGTSPPPIPSTATHANVRGARYYQ; from the coding sequence ATGCGCAAGATTCAAGAAGTGCTTCGTTTGCAGGCGGCGGGCCATAGCCAACCACAAATTGCCCGGAGTTGCGGGATCGGCCGTAGCACGGTCGGAGAGTATCTGCAACGCGCCCGACGAGCGGGCCTGGGTTGGCCCCTGCCCAAGGGCATGATGGCCGATGAATTGGAACGACGGTTGTTTCCGCCGCGCCCCGCCGCTGGGTCTGCGGATCGCGGAAAACCGGATTGGGCCACCGTCCACCAGGAATTACGCCGCCCCGGCGTCACCTTGTGGCTCTTGTGGGAAGAGTACAAAGCCACGCATCCCCAGGGCTATCAATACACCTGGTTCTGCCAGCAGTATCGGGCTTGGGTGGCGCATACCGATGTGGTGATGCGCCAGACCCATCGGGCCGGTGAGAAGGTGTTTGTGGACTACGCCGGTCCCACCGTGCCCATCGTGGACCGCATCACGGGTGAACTCCGCCAGGCCCAAGTGTTTGTTGCGGTGCTGGGCGCCAGCAATTACACCTATGTGGAGGCGACCTGGACCCAAGGACTGGATGACTGGCTCATGGCGCATGTCCGGGCCTTTGCATTTTTCGGCGGTGTCCCGGAAATTGTGGTTCCAGATAATTTGAAAACCGGCGTCCAGACGCCGCACCGCTATGAGCCCGACCTCAACCCCAGTTATCTGGAGTTAGCCGCCCATTATGGCGTCGCGGTGATCCCCGCGCGTGTCCGAAAACCGCGTGATAAAGCCAAAGCGGAAAGTGGCGTGCTCGTGGTGGAACGCTGGATTCTGGCCCGCTTGCGCCATCGGACTCTGTTCAGTCTCGACGAACTCAACACGGTCATCCGCGAACTGCGCGACGCCCTCAATCAGCGCGCCTTCAAAAAACTCCCCGGTTCCCGTCAGCATTGGTTTGCAACGCTGGAACAACCGGCGTTGCGTCCCTTACCGGCCGAACCCTACGTGTTCGCGCAATGGAAAAAAGCGCGCGTCAACATTGACTATCACATTGACATCGAGCGCCATTACTATTCGGTCCCCTACCTCCTGGTGCGCCAGGAAGTGGAGGTGCGCCTGACCGCCACCACGGTCGAGGTCTTCCATCAACGTCAGCGGGTGGCTTGTCATCGCCGCCATCCGCAGCCTGGTCGCCATACCACCGTAACCGCCCACATGCCCAAAGCCCATCGGGAGTACGCCGAATGGACGCCCGAACGGTTAGTGCGCTGGGCTCACCAGACCGGCCCCCACACGGCGACTCTAGTGGAACGTATCCTGGCCACGCGGCCCCATCCTCAGCAGGGCTACCGCTCGTGCTTGGGCATCTTGCGTCTGGGCAAAGCCTATGGCGCCGACCGCTTGGAGGCCGCCTGTCAGCGCGCGTTAGCCATTGGGGGACTGAGTTACAAGAGCATCGAGTCGATTCTCAAGCATGGCCTGGACCAGCAACGCCTCCCGGATGCGGGGACTTCGCCACCGCCCATCCCTTCGACCGCGACCCACGCGAACGTGCGCGGCGCACGCTATTACCAATAA